In Halopseudomonas xinjiangensis, a single genomic region encodes these proteins:
- the efp gene encoding elongation factor P: MANYSTNEFKPGLKVMLDGDPCSILENEYVKPGKGQAFNRVKVRNLKTGRVNERTFKSGDSLEGADVMDRDMEFLYTDGEFWHFMATDGSFEQVGADEKAVADASNWLKEQVVYQVTLFNGAPIAVTPPNFVELEVVETDPGVRGDTSGGGNKPAKLVTGAVVKCPLFINVGDVLKVDTRTGDYVGRA, from the coding sequence ATGGCCAATTATTCTACCAACGAATTCAAGCCGGGTCTTAAGGTGATGCTCGATGGCGATCCTTGCTCGATCCTGGAAAACGAATACGTAAAGCCGGGCAAAGGCCAGGCGTTCAACCGGGTAAAGGTCCGCAACCTGAAGACCGGCCGGGTCAATGAGCGCACTTTCAAGTCGGGCGACTCGCTCGAGGGTGCCGACGTCATGGACCGCGACATGGAATTTCTTTATACCGACGGCGAGTTCTGGCATTTCATGGCCACCGATGGTTCGTTCGAGCAGGTCGGTGCTGACGAGAAGGCCGTCGCCGACGCCAGCAACTGGCTGAAAGAGCAGGTCGTTTATCAGGTTACGCTGTTCAATGGCGCACCGATTGCCGTCACGCCGCCGAATTTCGTCGAGCTCGAAGTGGTCGAGACCGACCCGGGTGTGCGCGGTGATACGTCGGGCGGCGGTAACAAGCCGGCCAAGCTGGTGACTGGCGCGGTAGTCAAGTGCCCGCTGTTCATCAACGTTGGTGACGTACTCAAGGTCGACACCCGCACCGGGGATTACGTCGGCCGCGCCTGA